The following nucleotide sequence is from Mangifera indica cultivar Alphonso chromosome 1, CATAS_Mindica_2.1, whole genome shotgun sequence.
GCTCTTCCTCATTTTCCCTTGATTCAGGCTGAATCGCCTGTTCATTTCGCTGATGCCAGTTGTGTTATTATGACTTTCTAAATCCAAGTTTCTCGGCAGCCTGTGCCTTGGAATTTCATAGTTTTGTGCCAAACCCTGCAATTGAAGCGAAAATTGTTCAGCTCATAGTACTCAAATAACTCATGCTTCAGTTTAAGAATGAAATTTCAGTGTTAACCTTTGAAGAATGCTGATGCTGCAAGAAGCCTGAAGATTTGGCAAAAGCTTGCCGAATCAATTTACTCATTCTGACATCACTATCTTTGTCCTGGTAGAGGTCTTCTGATCTTCCGAAATCTGGTGGTAAAGAAGGAGTTCTCAGCAAATTTCTCAGCGAAGATTGTCCAGCAAATCCTTCCTTATTCGCTACACAAGGTTTAGCCGCAGCCAAATTAGTTTTCCCAGaattcctttctttctcttgaaCATTATCTTCTTCTTTCCTCCCTATACAAGGGGGCAAAGATGGCAACCGAATCAGCTTATTAGAGCCAACAACACCATCTCCAGGAAGCTTACTTCTTGATGAACTAGAAGTACTTTCATCAAACTGGTTAAAATTTGAGGAAGTACAAGGATCAGAATGACATCTGACCATTGTTGTTCCTCTTCTTAGTAAGTTGTCAAAGAACCAACACTCGTCTAAAAGATCAACCGCTTTCACCTTTTCATCAATGGCTTCCATATCCATACCTCAGCCCCAGTCAAATGAAACCAAATCAAATGTTAACGTAAGTTTCTGGTATTTTCTCTTTGTTATTTAATGAAAGATGGAGATGGGATTATCTAGGGAGGCCAAGTGAGACATGCCACCATGTGCTTCAAGCTGAAAACactcaatattttattaagagAGGGGTTGATCTGTAGAATTCAATTTTAACAACTAAGAGGTATAGGGATGCTTAATCCCTTAAATGAAAGACAGAGCCATGCCAGCCCACAGCCCATGTGAggattcatttatttattgacCAAACTGCCAGATGGGTGTTTTTCTTCAAGTGTTAGTGACCTAAAATTAGGAGTCAGTTTGGCTAAAGACTTCTCCATTCAAGGGGTTGACAGTGCGGCGGGGCTAAAGGGCGGCGGCCACGCTATAATGTCGCAGGaccaattttgttttgttgtggACCGCCTGACTTCAAAAGGATAAGGTTGAATTCATTAGGATAATGCTTttccttaaccaaaaaaaaaattaaaacaaactaTGTATACTAATcatttatatcaatttgtaaTGTTactggtttaaaaaaaaaaaaaaagaaaacccctCATCTTCTTTGGGCTAGAAATTGGCTTGGGATCCAATGGATTTAAGTTCTTGACTAAACTCACCCATCTTATTTACTATCGTtaagattaaattcaatttaaatcaaatttaaataaaaattaatttaaaaataatttaaatatagaataattAGTTCAAaactgatttaaaattatttagtttaagcTTTGcttgatttgtaaaattaagattataattcaatttaaaaggAACTTAACTTCAAAGTTGATCCAAATCGAGCTTAaatttgaatgtttaaatttgttcaaacttgattaatttattttacgagcctaatatcaatatatttgaactcaaattcaattcatttaatcTGAAACACAATTACAGTttgaaattatcattattattattattattattattatagttgttattgttgttattatttcggtgtaatttatttaaatcatgtcccatatttattaaatatatctaaaaaaaaattattttaaaaacatattattttatctctaaaatacTTCATTCTAAATCTTTAAACTCTGAACTCCTTCAATCTCTAAGATACTAGTGATGAAACACAACTAAATCtatcaaacaaaaatcatatatcaaattgATAAAGAACAAATATTTCCCAAAGCATACTTGAATCCAAAGCaatgtaaaataatatgattgatCATCTTTCAAGTTTAAAACCCATTTATCATGAGTACCTCTCAATTTTACTCAATGATAGGATATAATAATGATGCaaaataaaattagggtttagtCTATGGATAagaatgaatttaaatcaaatcgagATAAAGATTACAAAAGTTGACATTGAAAGATACATTTCTAACAACCCAATccacttattataaataattattcaaatcaatttataatattttttcacattGAGTGAAAGAAATATCAACCACTTATCTCATTCATTATgaatagactttttttttttaaatcatatttcaacttacttttgtgttttcttttatctgaaaacataaattgaaaatattttttttgtaattaaaagcCCGAAACTCTATTTacgaaaaaagaaatttgaatatattcaaAGTGggtacgcataattttattattatgtttttcttacatctaatttattaaaagtaatattatgtgtaaatatttgtaaatataaagataatgtatcattatgtaattgaattttattttatctttaatataaaattatacaatcacttaatgatacattatctttatactgaattatatatttaaaagtttatatacatatttttactaatttattatatatttctcgATTACGTgttttatctttgattcaaaATACAATCGTTTATACTTATATAGGCATATGTATACCAAATATTGTTATCtcctaaaatttaaacaaagtcAATGTCAATCCTATCGATCAAAGCTAATTTATCTCCAAGCCAGCCAAAAATGTAGGCTGACTTTGTTAGATTCTTACTACTCTTTCGTCAGGAATTCGTTCCCTTAGGTATAACGACCTCTCTTCAGTTCTTGAATTTAATCTTCTGTCTCTTCTTTAATGTCTTTACTTGAATTTTAACTGTATAACCATTCCTCTTCACATGGCCGCTACAAACGTTCttctcctatatatatatagttaggATTCACCATTGATCATCTCTGTACAACTTCAAGATCCTTCGACAGTGGAACATGAGTGAATCCAAGCCCTCAAAATTTCACATTCTCATGTTTCCATGGTTTGCTATTGGTCACATCACTCCATTTCTTCATCTGTCCAACAAGCTTGCTGAAAAGGGCCACACTATCACTTTCTTGCTGCCGGCAAAAGTTCAAAAAGACCTTCAACATTCGAATCTCCACCCTAATTTTATCACCCTCCATCCCCTTACAATTCCTCACGTCGATGGCCTCCCTCCCGGCGCCGCTACGGCTTCGGATATATCCCTCTCTTTACACCATCTCCTCGTTATTGCGATGGACGGGACTCGTGATCAGGTCGAACTTGtgatcaaacaaacaaaaccgAGGCTGGTTTTTTACGATTTTTCTTATTGGATTCCGGAAATAACAAAACCACTTGGGATTAAAACGATTTTTTACAGTGTCGTTAGTGCTGCATCTATCGCCATTGCTCTTGTTCCTGCGCGGAATGTGCAGAAGGACAAGCCGATTACAGAAGATGAATTACAAGTGCCACCCATAGGCTACCCATCATCAACTGTGGTGTTGCGTCGACACGAAGCGAGGGCGCTTTCCTTCATTTCTTTTCCATTTGGGGAAGGCGTATCGTTCTACATAAGAGTCACTACTTCCATGAAAGAATGCGACGTGATTTCGATGAGAACATGCCGTGAAACTGAGGGAAACTTTTGTGATTACATTGCAAGTCAGTATAACAAGCCGGTTTTTTTAACGGGTCCTGTATTAATTGAGCCGACCAAGACTCCACTGGAGGACAGATGGGTTCAATGGCTTGGTGGGTTTCAACCTGGTTCTGTGGTGTATTGTGCATTTGGGAGCCAATACAACCCGAAAAAGGAGCAGTTTCAGGAGCTTTTAATGGGGTTTGAGTTAACAGGTTTACCATTTCTCATAGCTTCAAGGCCACCAATCGGTGCACCGACAGTTGAAGAAGCGTTTCCAGAGGGATTTGACGAGAGAACCAAGGGGAGAGGAGTGATTTGGGGGGGCTGGATTCAACAGCCAATGATCCTGGCTCATCCATCAGTGGGATGTTTTGTGAATCACTGTGGATTCGGGTCCATGTGGGAGTCATTGATGAGTGATTGTCAGATAGTTTTGGTGCCGCAGTTGGGTGACCAAATCCTGAACTCAAGAATAATGGCGGAAGAGTTGAAGGTTGGTGTGGAAGTTGAGAGAGAAGAGAATGGTTGGTTCTCAAAAGAGAATTTGTGCAAGGCCATTAAGAGTGTGATGGAGGAAGAAAGTGAAGTGGGTAATTTGGTGAGAAAGAACCATGCAAAGTGGAAGGATTTATTGGTGAATCCACTGTTCGCGAATGCTTACATTGACAAGTTTATCAAAGATATACAAGAGCTTGTTGGTAAGTGACCAACATTCCATTTGTTGAAAACAATAGTgtaaattataagatattgttTGCTTCATTGCTAGATTAATATCGATTTTATTTTGAAGCTTTTTACAAGAACCCAAAATATTTTCCTCACATATAGAGCATGGAGAGTACACAATTggatatataaaatgataatttcaccaatataataacaaaacatacaatataTCTTAATTCCTTGATGAAAAACCTAATTCAACCTCTCATTAATTAGCTTACAAGTGCTTCAAGTTTGGGTTTGGGCTTGGTTGAAATGGTCTATGTTTGAGAAATTAGCATCCATTCAAACTTCAACTCAAAAACATAAAGTTTGTTTAGTATATATATTGGATAAATGCTGGAAAGTCTTTGCTTGTTTAATATCTTACAAAATGAAATTGATCATCCAACCCAAACTGAATAGCATTCAAAGAAAGTAAATCCctttccccaaaaaaaaaaattatttagcaATCAAATTTTGGTccatgttaaaaaataaaagaggaaataacagacaaaaaatttgaaaactcaaaacaTGTGTTGACACACCTCGCTCTTTTAGTCTTGTAAAAGTTATTGAAACTATACTTCATATTGATCTACTTCATAAAATATGGAGGAAGTTTGATATTTGAAACTTTGCAATGATCAGGAACCTCTGCCTTCAATGTTTTTTATAAGGTTGAAAAGTTATAATTCAATCTCCACGATTCCTTGGAAATTCTAACCACTTCAGCTCACCACTATCCTGAACTCCAACCACTTgacattaattaaaatgattacaTGATTATTAACTTGGAGATTAATTCTATCACAATAACCAATAGAGTCAACAAAGATTTTGTTACAGTAGCATAGATCGACTCAttgacaaatattttattgataattttgattcCTCAACCTCATCTCTTCAGCTTGTTATTATCTTTAGAAGAGTCAGATATATGTTGGAAGATTCATAAAGGTGTGAAAAAGATAGCGAAAACAAGAAAATGCATTTTAATGGTAATTCAAGGTCATGGGATCAATGCAATTCAATCTCATGTCCACTTCGAGAAAATCATACAACTCTACCTCTTTTATTAACCTCTAGCTATACCAATTTACCCAAATAGTAATTAAGTCTAtttatcaaagtttaaatagtcaaaaaatatttttgccaCATACACTAAAGTTAATATTATTTGCACTCTTGATAGtaaaaaagttacattttcacTAGAATtactttatcttcttcttttttttccttcacatGTTTTTTTCTTCCCCTTGAACTATTGGAGAAACACCTAGGGATATTGGAAgtaatatattctaaatttgaGATATGAATTACAGGTTGGAGGTAAATTGATTAAGATCGGAAGGAAAGACATCATTAGAGTCAGAGAAGAAATCAATGTAAGAGAACGTGGTGAGGTGACAATGGTAAGAGAAAGAGTAATcacttatataattttcaagaaataaaaggTTAGTAAACAGACAATGTAAAAATGGTGACTGGGAAAGACAGGAATTGTATAAACCTTCAATTGGCAGtaactttttataattaacaagaaaaagtgcaaaatattaaacatataaaaataaggaaaaaggactattttccacccaaatttttgTCCAATTTTAAACCCATACCTATGGGAgataaaaaacccaaactctTACCCATAGCCAAATTTCTGTTAActttttctgttaaagggagAGGTagtcattttactatttatattaaaagttataaaatttattactttctaccccaggttttaaaaactaatatttcatctttacataaaatttttaaactttgaaaagtaacatttttacccccaaacctagggtttccatatttttcaaagttcagccaccccccataactttcaaaaatagcagttttacCTCCACTCTTTAATTTCATCTTCCGGCATTATCTTTGGTGTCGTCTCGAGCCTCCTTCTTCTCCTAGTGTGACGGTggtggtgtgatgaagagatatTCATCTCCTTATCGCATGCTGCGACGAAGAGACAACCCATatgacgaaggacgacactTTGTCATCCCTCATCACTCGTCGCATCATCCAGACGCAAcaacgaagcgtcgtccttcatctGTTCTTCCAGACCTGAACAAGGCTTTGTCGTTTAGATCTGGGCGAAGAAGgttcgtccttcgtcgtcctttgtggTTGGAGAATGAAGCAAACCCTAAggatgaaatctaaatttttcaaaatctgaggatggttgaggtgttagtttttaaaacctggaggagggaaatgataaaaaatttaaagttttaaattttaaaagtaaaataaggATTTTACCATCTCTGATCTCCTcattctcctggtgcgacgacgaTAGTGCGATAAAGAGATATTCATCTCCTTTTTgcatggtgcgacgaagagatcccTCTTTGTTGCACAACTCATATGACGAAGGATGATGCTTCGTTGTCTTTTGTCGTTCGTCGCATCATCCAGATGCGAAGACGAAGCGTTgtccttcgtctattcttcTAAATCTAGACGAGGcttcatcatccagatctgaGCGACGAAGGTTTCTCCTTTATGATCGGACAAGAAAGCAAATTCTAgggatgaaatctaaacttttcaaactttgaggatgggttaaggtgttagtttttaaaacctggagggtggaaatgataaaaattttgaagttttaaattttaaaagtaaaataacaattttatctctgtctctaactaaaaatttagacgACAGTTTAACTATGGGTGagagtttagatttttcatttttcatgggTGCGACTTTAAGagtgggtgaaaaatagtccctttccctataaataaattataaacttattatAGGCATAATTGAAGTCAATAATAAGGAAGAAATTtctttatacaaaaaataaaattaaaatttatgattatttgattattaaaattaatggataaatattATCTCCTACAACCAccaactttatttatttaaaattgaaagagaCTGGACCTTGCAACTAAATGCATGAACAAAGAAGGCAGCTCCTTGTTTGCAATTAACTTCAtcataaatcaatcaattaaatgcatacctaaaaatttaattttggatattaaattttaattaagaaaatattaaatcaaatccgAAATTAACTCAAATCAATGTTACGGTGTCGTTTGGAGGGATTACAGAGTCT
It contains:
- the LOC123215408 gene encoding uncharacterized protein LOC123215408; its protein translation is MDMEAIDEKVKAVDLLDECWFFDNLLRRGTTMVRCHSDPCTSSNFNQFDESTSSSSRSKLPGDGVVGSNKLIRLPSLPPCIGRKEEDNVQEKERNSGKTNLAAAKPCVANKEGFAGQSSLRNLLRTPSLPPDFGRSEDLYQDKDSDVRMSKLIRQAFAKSSGFLQHQHSSKGLAQNYEIPRHRLPRNLDLESHNNTTGISEMNRRFSLNQGKMRKSLSDLESEEVQGFKDLGFTFDKKDLNPGVVDILPGLQEKKKEEVNEEDNKMRKPYLSEAWLVQSCAPPVPYCVSKNSAEEMKARIKFWARAVASNVRLQEC
- the LOC123217876 gene encoding UDP-glycosyltransferase 79B6-like, which codes for MSESKPSKFHILMFPWFAIGHITPFLHLSNKLAEKGHTITFLLPAKVQKDLQHSNLHPNFITLHPLTIPHVDGLPPGAATASDISLSLHHLLVIAMDGTRDQVELVIKQTKPRLVFYDFSYWIPEITKPLGIKTIFYSVVSAASIAIALVPARNVQKDKPITEDELQVPPIGYPSSTVVLRRHEARALSFISFPFGEGVSFYIRVTTSMKECDVISMRTCRETEGNFCDYIASQYNKPVFLTGPVLIEPTKTPLEDRWVQWLGGFQPGSVVYCAFGSQYNPKKEQFQELLMGFELTGLPFLIASRPPIGAPTVEEAFPEGFDERTKGRGVIWGGWIQQPMILAHPSVGCFVNHCGFGSMWESLMSDCQIVLVPQLGDQILNSRIMAEELKVGVEVEREENGWFSKENLCKAIKSVMEEESEVGNLVRKNHAKWKDLLVNPLFANAYIDKFIKDIQELVGK